A portion of the Streptomyces sp. YPW6 genome contains these proteins:
- a CDS encoding bifunctional glycosyltransferase/CDP-glycerol:glycerophosphate glycerophosphotransferase, whose translation MAPRLTVVVPLYNVEEYLGACLSSLAEQTMADLEVVLVDDGSTDDGPELAREFTERDPRFRLFRQENAGLGAARNAGVREAHPGAEFLTFVDSDDVVPPGAYARMLEELDRSGSDFATGNVLRLRAGGDLEQSPMFRKPMEKARPATHVTRDWILLGDRIACNKVFRRTFWDEHAFAFPTGVLYEDIAVVLPAHFLARSVDVVEEPVYHWRDRDGSITTRRAVPRGIRDRVTAVTTVSRFLADRGDAPGAAEAKRRYDAHALSGDLWLFIEALPDGDAEFHEAFLEHAGAFASTVEPGVLASLPLHLRVKWQLIRERRLPELLALLADEKKDRDTFHVRGPLRPRAHHAAVRDPLPPAATALTSADLPVHAHLTEAVWRDGLLRLTGYAYVRNAPGGPPRLGWLRSGRRLIPLRLRPVGGDEATARSGRSLHRYDRAGFTAVVDPRRLAGKAGGGRTTWKLEAVVFGAGRPRRGPLRLVGTPAPPAVVHTDERTRVVPVLSGNKLELRTERVAAVLTGQSAVQDALRLEVKVLGDAGPVALRLTEWRTKETREFALRGSPGCRAADIPLSAFRGEDDVWGVQLVGEGAPLTVAARPGGQDGRYALPGGREVYASPNPSGDLVLTDRSVQPVVTSARWAESGELVLEGAFPGLTGTAHELVLRHSGHHEEAVVGVEREGDGFRAVIAPAAVDGPGGALPLAEGRWYLFLREPGERDPEAYRPLRPGTPLHSALPRQRCEKGRDFTLQRRHHDRLVLESGSALAAADRGPYGQRVRRERYALLRTVAPAATRPAVLYSSFDGRQFSDSPRAIHRELAARKQDIEHLWVVRDQQAAVPDGVRPVALHSAEWYQALARSHWIVTNTHLPEWFERAEGQCVVQTWHGTPLKRIGRDLAGTPHADAAYMASMERRSAQWSVLVSPNSFSTPVLRRAFGYGGEVLECGYPRNDLLYASDRSKVAAAVRERLAIPEGRRVILYAPTWREDRPRAGGRYAPDLHLDLDHARDVLGDDHVLLVRRHYLVGGSVPDTDFVRDVSRHPDAAELLLVGDVLVTDYSSIMFDFAQTGRPMLFHTHDLAHYRDTLRGFCFDFERRAPGPLIPDSSGIVAALRDPSAATAGHREAYAQFREAFCDLDDGTAAARVVDRMLKGERA comes from the coding sequence ATGGCACCCCGTCTCACCGTCGTCGTCCCCCTCTACAACGTCGAGGAGTACCTCGGCGCCTGCCTGTCCTCGCTCGCCGAACAGACCATGGCGGACCTGGAGGTCGTCCTCGTCGACGACGGCTCCACGGACGACGGGCCGGAGCTGGCACGGGAGTTCACCGAACGCGATCCGCGCTTCCGGCTGTTCCGGCAGGAGAACGCCGGACTCGGCGCGGCCCGCAACGCCGGGGTCCGTGAGGCCCACCCCGGTGCGGAGTTCCTGACGTTCGTCGACAGCGACGACGTCGTCCCGCCCGGCGCGTACGCCCGGATGCTGGAGGAACTCGACCGCTCCGGCTCGGACTTCGCCACGGGCAACGTCCTGCGGCTGCGGGCCGGAGGGGATCTCGAACAGTCCCCGATGTTCCGCAAGCCGATGGAGAAGGCCCGCCCGGCCACCCATGTCACCCGCGACTGGATCCTGCTCGGCGACCGCATCGCCTGCAACAAGGTCTTCCGCCGCACCTTCTGGGACGAGCACGCCTTCGCCTTCCCGACGGGCGTGCTGTACGAGGACATCGCCGTCGTCCTGCCCGCCCACTTCCTGGCCCGCTCGGTCGACGTCGTCGAGGAACCCGTCTACCACTGGCGCGACCGCGACGGTTCGATCACCACGCGGCGGGCCGTCCCCCGGGGCATCCGTGACCGGGTCACCGCCGTCACCACCGTCAGCCGCTTCCTCGCCGATCGGGGTGACGCACCGGGCGCGGCCGAGGCCAAGCGCCGCTACGACGCCCACGCGCTCTCCGGCGACCTGTGGCTGTTCATCGAGGCCCTCCCGGACGGCGACGCGGAGTTCCACGAAGCCTTCCTGGAGCACGCCGGCGCCTTCGCCTCCACCGTCGAACCCGGCGTCCTCGCCTCGCTGCCCCTGCATCTGCGGGTCAAGTGGCAGCTCATCCGCGAACGCCGGCTCCCCGAACTCCTCGCCCTCCTCGCCGACGAGAAGAAGGACCGGGACACCTTCCACGTACGCGGACCGCTCCGTCCCCGCGCTCACCACGCGGCCGTACGCGACCCGCTGCCACCCGCCGCGACCGCGCTGACCTCCGCCGATCTGCCCGTCCACGCCCACCTGACCGAGGCCGTCTGGCGGGACGGGCTGCTGCGGCTGACCGGGTACGCCTATGTGCGCAACGCCCCGGGCGGCCCCCCGCGGCTCGGCTGGCTGCGGTCCGGGAGGCGGCTGATCCCGCTGCGCCTGCGGCCCGTCGGCGGCGACGAGGCCACCGCCCGGTCCGGCCGTTCCCTGCACCGCTACGACCGCGCCGGGTTCACCGCCGTCGTCGATCCGCGCAGGCTCGCCGGGAAAGCGGGCGGCGGACGGACGACGTGGAAGCTGGAGGCGGTCGTCTTCGGCGCCGGCCGGCCGCGCCGGGGGCCCCTGCGCCTCGTCGGCACCCCGGCCCCGCCCGCCGTGGTGCACACCGACGAGCGGACCCGTGTCGTCCCCGTCCTGTCCGGCAACAAGCTGGAGCTGCGCACCGAACGCGTCGCCGCGGTCCTGACCGGGCAGTCGGCGGTCCAGGACGCGCTGCGCCTGGAGGTGAAGGTCCTCGGCGACGCCGGGCCGGTGGCCCTCCGGCTCACCGAGTGGCGCACCAAGGAGACCCGGGAGTTCGCCCTGCGCGGCTCGCCCGGCTGCCGGGCGGCGGACATCCCGCTCAGCGCGTTCCGGGGGGAGGACGACGTCTGGGGCGTCCAACTCGTCGGAGAGGGAGCGCCGTTGACCGTGGCCGCCCGGCCCGGCGGCCAGGACGGGCGCTATGCCCTGCCCGGCGGACGCGAGGTGTACGCGTCCCCCAACCCCTCGGGCGACCTCGTGCTCACCGACCGGTCCGTCCAGCCCGTCGTCACCTCCGCCCGCTGGGCGGAGTCGGGCGAGCTGGTCCTCGAAGGGGCCTTCCCCGGCCTCACCGGCACCGCCCACGAACTCGTCCTGCGCCACAGCGGCCACCACGAGGAGGCCGTCGTCGGGGTCGAGCGGGAGGGCGACGGCTTCCGGGCCGTCATCGCACCCGCCGCCGTCGACGGGCCCGGCGGAGCGCTGCCGCTCGCCGAGGGACGCTGGTACCTCTTCCTGCGCGAACCGGGGGAGCGGGACCCGGAGGCGTACCGCCCGCTGCGGCCGGGCACCCCCCTGCACAGCGCCCTGCCCCGCCAACGGTGCGAGAAAGGACGGGACTTCACCCTCCAGCGCCGCCATCACGACCGGCTCGTCCTGGAGTCCGGCAGCGCGCTTGCGGCCGCCGACCGGGGACCGTACGGGCAGCGCGTCCGGCGCGAACGGTACGCCCTGCTCCGCACTGTCGCCCCGGCCGCCACACGCCCCGCCGTCCTCTACTCCAGCTTCGACGGCCGCCAGTTCTCCGACTCGCCCCGCGCCATCCACCGCGAACTCGCGGCCAGGAAGCAGGACATCGAGCACCTGTGGGTGGTCCGCGACCAGCAGGCCGCCGTGCCCGACGGGGTCCGGCCCGTCGCCCTGCACAGCGCCGAGTGGTACCAGGCGCTGGCCCGCAGCCACTGGATCGTCACCAACACCCACCTCCCCGAGTGGTTCGAGCGGGCCGAGGGCCAGTGCGTCGTCCAGACCTGGCACGGCACCCCCCTCAAGCGCATCGGCCGCGACCTCGCGGGCACCCCGCACGCCGATGCCGCGTACATGGCGTCGATGGAACGCCGGTCCGCCCAGTGGAGCGTGCTCGTCTCGCCGAACAGCTTCTCCACCCCCGTTCTGCGCCGCGCCTTCGGCTACGGCGGCGAGGTCCTGGAGTGCGGCTACCCGCGCAACGACCTGCTGTACGCCTCCGACCGGTCCAAGGTCGCCGCCGCCGTACGGGAACGGCTCGCGATCCCCGAGGGGCGGCGCGTGATCCTGTACGCCCCGACCTGGCGCGAGGACCGGCCCAGGGCGGGCGGGAGGTACGCCCCCGACCTCCACCTCGACCTGGACCACGCCCGCGACGTCCTCGGTGACGACCACGTCCTGCTGGTCCGGCGGCACTACCTCGTCGGCGGCAGCGTCCCCGACACCGACTTCGTCCGCGACGTCTCCCGCCACCCGGACGCCGCCGAACTCCTGCTGGTCGGCGATGTGCTGGTCACGGACTACTCCTCCATCATGTTCGACTTCGCACAGACCGGCCGGCCCATGCTCTTCCACACCCACGACCTGGCCCACTACCGCGACACCCTGCGCGGCTTCTGCTTCGACTTCGAGCGTCGCGCCCCCGGCCCGCTGATCCCCGACTCCTCCGGGATCGTGGCCGCCCTGCGCGACCCGTCCGCCGCCACCGCCGGGCACCGGGAGGCCTACGCCCAGTTCCGGGAGGCGTTCTGCGACCTCGACGACGGGACCGCCGCCGCCCGGGTCGTGGACCGGATGCTCAAGGGGGAGCGGGCATGA
- a CDS encoding CDP-glycerol glycerophosphotransferase family protein — protein MKPPLLSVVVPVHNVEAWLEDCLRSVAEQTLDTIEVVVVDDGSTDASGRIAAEFAARDERFRLVRQENAGLSAARNTGVRHTTPTVPYLAFADSDDVVVHDAYERMTASLEATGSDLVTGNVWRLTGQGRQQAWQYRWLTGPRPRTHITRDPRLLADRVAWNKVFRRSFWDAHAFAFPEGRLYEDTPVMIPAHYLAESVDVLAEHVYYWRVREGSITRRRTDVQGVRDRIAACEQVSAFLGERDAAQRRAYDVSCLRDDFGYFLDGLPMGGEAYRGAFLEGAGAFVDRAGPEVLKGLPVELRIKWRLVRERRLADLLEVLACERANGAGTFAVVGPPGRRRAVYPGVRGADARLARPDIPAVARLLEARWGADGKLRLRGYAYLRNLPAGSARGRMTVGMVRAERGRRVRPVPVRSVPAPEATVNSAQELHGYDHAGFEMVLDPDRLPATAEGGGGLVGLVLAAPGTVRRVAVRAQDAGADQPLVHDLGDGRRAVLDFLGGRLRLTVSRLRARAEGHRTVAVGTAGTALDIAGRLLDGTTRPTALVLTREDGGERSCTVAYGEGGPGPEGDASGPGGIAFTARVPLAELADVPPAVQRAPREVETADGTRWQVRLLLDDGTRIPLPAAPHLPPPAYADPAGHLVLDLAGPPCANRVEPTAEGGLRISGTYAPPAPGTRAGGAAADAPTGRLVLRHETLHEVIPVAEVQVADAARDEGSPGGSGAHGGPGGSGAHGAPGGPGAAGTSCGQGSSEASRTPEGPEAHSAPGAPETAGASGDQGGPGILGSPRAQGGPGAVSDHGAHRAPGGSGTHGAPGGPEAAGSPGGPGGPGAHGAPNAPEAAGTSCGQGSPAAPGASGDPGAADQSATPGTGPTLRFSALIAPPLPEGRWEVRLDGRPVRVLGSAAAMLPCGGEDGGALRLERRHGDRLSVVAPPDLPAAGRSAYGRRLLRAAHHPGRRTPGTPRALPLPSAPRTPRALPLRDTVLYTGGDSPRAVHAELMRRGTDAEHLWVTGTTPGRTTHVPPGARAVPVHSAAWYEALARSRRIVTDDHLPAWFERRAGQTVVQTWHGTPLGRFGSGLADSLYADHQHLATLPQRSAQWSVLISPSRFATPVLRRSLSYGGEVLEAGSPANDLLFPPERDKAAEEVRRGLGIPAEHRVVLYAPTYRDHLAHPPAAASADRTAPGPYRWDPALDPHALVRALGPGHTLLVRRHPRVTGSVPAGPGVLDVSHHPGAAGLLLIADVLVTDYAGLMFDFALTGRPMLFHTYDLEHYRDTVRGFCLDFETRAPGPLLVTTEEVAQALRDTDTSAARHADAYESFRRDYCDLDDGGAAARVADRLLSDAE, from the coding sequence ATGAAGCCACCGCTCCTCAGCGTCGTCGTCCCCGTCCACAACGTCGAGGCCTGGCTGGAGGACTGCCTGCGGTCGGTTGCGGAGCAGACCCTCGACACGATCGAGGTGGTGGTGGTCGACGACGGTTCGACGGACGCGAGCGGCCGGATCGCGGCGGAGTTCGCCGCCCGGGACGAGCGCTTCCGGCTGGTGCGGCAGGAGAACGCCGGGCTGAGCGCCGCCCGCAACACCGGCGTCCGGCACACCACGCCCACCGTCCCCTACCTGGCGTTCGCGGACAGCGACGACGTCGTCGTGCACGACGCGTACGAGCGGATGACGGCCTCGTTGGAGGCGACCGGTTCCGATCTGGTGACCGGCAACGTGTGGCGGCTGACCGGCCAGGGGCGGCAGCAGGCCTGGCAGTACCGCTGGCTGACGGGGCCCCGGCCGCGGACGCACATCACCCGGGATCCGCGGCTGCTGGCCGACCGGGTGGCGTGGAACAAGGTGTTCCGGCGCTCCTTCTGGGACGCGCACGCCTTCGCCTTCCCCGAGGGCAGGCTGTACGAGGACACCCCGGTGATGATCCCCGCGCACTATCTCGCCGAGTCGGTCGACGTCCTGGCCGAGCACGTCTACTACTGGCGGGTGCGGGAGGGCTCGATCACCCGGCGGCGTACGGACGTCCAGGGCGTACGGGACCGGATCGCCGCGTGCGAGCAGGTCAGCGCGTTCCTGGGCGAGCGGGACGCGGCCCAGCGGCGGGCGTACGACGTGTCCTGCCTCCGCGACGACTTCGGGTACTTCCTGGACGGCCTGCCGATGGGCGGCGAGGCGTACCGGGGGGCGTTCCTGGAGGGCGCGGGGGCCTTCGTCGACCGCGCGGGTCCCGAGGTGCTGAAGGGCCTGCCGGTGGAGCTGCGCATCAAGTGGCGGCTGGTGCGGGAGCGGCGCCTGGCGGACCTGCTGGAGGTCCTCGCCTGCGAACGGGCCAACGGGGCGGGCACGTTCGCCGTCGTGGGGCCGCCGGGGCGACGGCGGGCGGTGTACCCCGGCGTGCGCGGCGCGGACGCGCGGCTCGCGCGCCCGGACATCCCGGCGGTCGCACGGCTCCTGGAGGCGCGGTGGGGCGCGGACGGGAAGCTGCGGCTGCGTGGGTACGCGTATCTGCGCAACCTCCCCGCGGGGTCGGCGCGCGGGCGGATGACGGTGGGGATGGTCCGGGCGGAGCGGGGCCGCCGGGTGCGGCCGGTCCCGGTGCGGTCCGTCCCCGCCCCCGAGGCGACGGTGAACTCCGCTCAGGAACTGCACGGCTACGACCACGCGGGCTTCGAGATGGTCCTCGACCCGGACCGGCTGCCCGCGACGGCCGAGGGCGGCGGCGGGCTGGTGGGCCTGGTCCTGGCCGCGCCCGGAACGGTGCGCCGGGTCGCGGTGCGTGCGCAGGACGCGGGGGCGGACCAGCCGCTGGTGCACGACCTGGGCGACGGGCGGCGGGCGGTGCTGGACTTCCTCGGCGGCCGGCTCCGGCTGACGGTCTCGCGGCTGCGGGCGCGGGCCGAGGGGCACCGGACGGTCGCCGTCGGGACGGCGGGGACCGCGCTGGACATCGCGGGCCGGCTCCTCGACGGGACGACGAGGCCCACGGCGCTGGTGCTGACCCGCGAGGACGGCGGGGAGCGCTCCTGCACGGTGGCGTACGGGGAGGGGGGTCCCGGTCCGGAGGGGGACGCGTCCGGACCGGGCGGGATCGCGTTCACCGCGCGCGTGCCCCTCGCCGAGCTCGCGGATGTACCGCCCGCCGTGCAGCGGGCCCCCCGCGAGGTCGAGACGGCGGACGGGACGCGCTGGCAGGTCAGGCTGCTGCTCGACGACGGCACCCGGATCCCGCTGCCCGCCGCCCCGCACCTGCCGCCGCCCGCGTACGCGGACCCCGCCGGCCACCTGGTGCTGGACCTGGCGGGGCCGCCGTGCGCGAACCGGGTGGAACCCACGGCGGAGGGTGGCCTGCGGATCTCGGGTACGTACGCCCCGCCGGCTCCGGGGACGAGGGCGGGGGGAGCGGCGGCGGACGCGCCCACCGGGCGTCTCGTCCTGCGCCACGAGACGCTGCACGAGGTGATCCCGGTCGCGGAGGTGCAGGTGGCCGACGCGGCGCGGGACGAGGGCTCGCCGGGCGGTTCCGGGGCTCATGGGGGACCGGGCGGCTCCGGGGCTCATGGGGCTCCGGGCGGCCCCGGGGCTGCGGGCACTTCCTGCGGCCAGGGCAGTTCCGAGGCTTCCAGGACTCCGGAAGGTCCCGAAGCTCACAGCGCTCCCGGCGCCCCCGAGACTGCGGGCGCCTCCGGCGACCAGGGCGGCCCCGGGATCCTGGGCTCTCCCCGGGCTCAGGGCGGCCCCGGGGCCGTGAGCGATCACGGGGCTCACCGGGCTCCGGGCGGCTCCGGGACTCACGGGGCTCCGGGCGGCCCCGAGGCTGCGGGCAGTCCCGGGGGTCCGGGCGGCCCCGGGGCTCATGGGGCTCCGAACGCCCCCGAGGCTGCGGGCACTTCCTGCGGCCAGGGCAGTCCCGCGGCTCCCGGAGCTTCCGGCGATCCCGGCGCTGCGGACCAGTCGGCAACTCCGGGTACCGGCCCCACCCTCCGCTTCTCCGCGCTGATCGCCCCGCCGCTCCCGGAGGGCCGCTGGGAGGTCCGCCTGGACGGCCGCCCGGTCCGCGTCCTCGGCTCGGCCGCCGCGATGCTGCCGTGCGGGGGCGAGGACGGGGGCGCGCTGCGCCTGGAGCGGCGGCACGGCGACCGGCTGTCCGTCGTCGCGCCGCCCGATCTCCCGGCCGCCGGGCGGAGTGCGTACGGCAGGCGGCTCCTGCGCGCCGCGCACCACCCCGGCCGGCGCACGCCCGGCACACCCCGAGCGCTCCCGCTCCCCTCCGCACCGCGCACGCCCCGCGCGCTCCCGCTCCGCGACACCGTCCTGTACACGGGCGGCGACTCCCCGCGCGCCGTCCACGCCGAGCTCATGCGCCGGGGCACGGACGCCGAGCACCTGTGGGTCACCGGTACCACCCCCGGCCGCACGACCCACGTCCCGCCCGGCGCGCGGGCCGTCCCCGTGCACAGCGCCGCCTGGTACGAGGCGCTGGCCCGTTCGCGCCGCATCGTCACGGACGACCACCTGCCCGCCTGGTTCGAGCGGCGGGCCGGGCAGACGGTCGTCCAGACCTGGCACGGCACCCCGCTCGGCCGGTTCGGCTCCGGTCTGGCGGACTCCCTCTACGCCGACCACCAGCATCTCGCCACCCTGCCGCAGCGGTCGGCCCAGTGGTCGGTACTGATCTCCCCGAGCAGGTTCGCCACCCCCGTGCTGCGCCGGTCGCTCTCGTACGGGGGTGAGGTGCTGGAGGCCGGGTCGCCCGCCAACGACCTGCTGTTCCCGCCGGAACGGGACAAGGCCGCCGAGGAGGTCCGGCGCGGGCTCGGGATCCCGGCGGAGCACCGCGTCGTGCTGTACGCCCCGACCTACCGCGACCACCTGGCCCATCCCCCGGCCGCCGCGTCCGCCGACCGTACGGCCCCCGGCCCGTACCGCTGGGACCCGGCCCTCGACCCGCACGCCCTGGTCCGGGCGCTCGGCCCCGGGCACACCCTGCTGGTGCGCCGCCACCCCCGGGTCACCGGCAGCGTCCCGGCCGGGCCCGGCGTGCTCGACGTGTCGCACCACCCGGGGGCGGCGGGGCTGCTCCTGATCGCCGACGTCCTGGTGACGGACTACGCGGGGCTGATGTTCGACTTCGCGCTGACGGGCCGGCCGATGCTCTTCCACACGTACGACCTGGAGCACTACCGCGACACCGTGCGCGGCTTCTGCCTGGACTTCGAGACCCGGGCGCCGGGACCGCTGCTGGTCACGACGGAGGAGGTCGCCCAGGCGCTGCGCGACACCGACACGTCGGCGGCCCGCCACGCGGACGCGTACGAGAGCTTCCGCCGCGACTACTGCGATCTGGACGACGGGGGCGCGGCGGCCCGGGTCGCGGACCGGCTGCTCTCCGACGCGGAGTAG
- a CDS encoding TylF/MycF/NovP-related O-methyltransferase, translating into MSRKPRVLSRGMAWRNAVNGVLQQLTGYQLRRVTVPAARTAPAPAPDAPAVPAPAPKPPARKSAPAFPEDYDDEAKEIIRAVKPYSMTSPERLNAFILATRYIARHAIPGDIVECGVWRGGSMQACARTLLSVGETERDLYLFDTYEGMTPPTAEDLRRDGRPAQELLDAQGKDRPIWAVASLEDVKAGFDTVPYPKERVHYVRGRVEDTVPGQAPDQISILRLDTDWYASTKHELDHLYERLVPGGVLLIDDYGYWQGSRQAVDEFLEKTGERLLLLRMDEGRIAVKP; encoded by the coding sequence ATGAGCCGTAAACCGCGCGTACTGTCCCGGGGCATGGCTTGGCGCAACGCCGTCAACGGCGTCCTTCAGCAGCTCACCGGATACCAGCTCAGGCGTGTCACGGTGCCCGCCGCCCGCACCGCCCCCGCCCCGGCACCGGACGCCCCGGCGGTGCCCGCGCCCGCTCCGAAGCCCCCGGCGAGGAAGTCCGCCCCCGCGTTCCCGGAGGACTACGACGACGAGGCGAAGGAGATCATCCGCGCGGTCAAGCCGTACTCGATGACCTCGCCGGAGCGGTTGAACGCCTTCATCCTCGCCACCCGGTACATCGCCCGGCACGCCATCCCCGGCGACATCGTCGAGTGCGGTGTCTGGCGCGGCGGTTCGATGCAGGCGTGCGCCCGGACCCTGCTGTCCGTCGGAGAGACCGAGCGCGACCTCTACCTCTTCGACACCTACGAGGGAATGACTCCGCCCACCGCCGAGGACCTGCGGCGCGACGGCCGGCCGGCCCAGGAACTGCTCGACGCCCAGGGCAAGGACCGGCCGATCTGGGCGGTCGCCTCCCTGGAGGACGTCAAGGCGGGCTTCGACACCGTCCCGTACCCGAAGGAGCGCGTGCACTACGTACGCGGCCGGGTCGAGGACACCGTCCCCGGACAGGCCCCGGACCAGATCTCGATCCTGCGCCTGGACACCGACTGGTACGCCTCCACGAAGCACGAACTGGACCACCTGTACGAGCGGTTGGTCCCGGGCGGGGTCCTCCTGATCGACGACTACGGCTACTGGCAGGGATCGCGGCAGGCGGTGGACGAGTTCCTGGAGAAGACCGGTGAGCGGCTCCTCCTGCTCCGCATGGACGAGGGCCGGATCGCCGTCAAGCCCTGA
- a CDS encoding CDP-glycerol glycerophosphotransferase family protein — protein sequence MPTRGSAGFAASVKRAVRRQALRAVYRTDLRRPLDPHLAVYGAYWNRGVACNPAAIHAKARELVPHIRGVWVVSSRHRDRMPDGVPYVIEGSRPYWRAMATATYLVNNSSFPGGFTKRPGQRYLQTHHGTPLKTMGLDQRAYPVLARKTDFGKILAHVGQWDFSLSANPHTTEIWDRVYPAPRGASYERLDLGYPRNDVYFTATADDIAKIRAGLGIPEGRTVLLHAPTHRDYRDGFAPDLDPDRLARRLGPDYVVLVRAHYFYGRSAGVGDAARGGQVIDVTGHPRVEELCLAADALIADYSSLIFDYACLDRPIVVHAPDWAAYRAARGTYFDLLSGRPGDTPGPVTTTPDELADVFRTGRWRSPESAALRAAFRERFCPYDDGHAAERVVRRFFAPAGRDEAGPGPRPAWALRPHVRVRPGIPREP from the coding sequence ATGCCGACCCGAGGATCCGCAGGTTTCGCAGCGTCAGTGAAGAGGGCCGTCCGCCGCCAGGCCCTGCGGGCCGTCTACCGCACCGACCTGCGCCGCCCGCTCGACCCCCACCTCGCGGTCTACGGGGCGTACTGGAACCGGGGCGTCGCCTGCAACCCGGCCGCGATCCACGCCAAGGCCCGCGAACTGGTCCCGCACATCCGGGGCGTGTGGGTCGTCTCGTCCCGCCACCGTGACCGGATGCCGGACGGTGTGCCGTACGTCATCGAGGGCTCGCGCCCCTACTGGCGGGCCATGGCCACGGCGACCTACCTGGTCAACAACTCCAGTTTCCCCGGGGGGTTCACCAAACGCCCCGGCCAGCGCTACCTCCAGACCCACCACGGGACCCCGCTCAAGACCATGGGGCTCGACCAGCGTGCCTATCCCGTCCTCGCCCGCAAGACCGACTTCGGCAAGATCCTCGCCCATGTCGGCCAGTGGGACTTCAGCCTCTCCGCCAACCCGCACACCACCGAGATCTGGGACCGCGTCTACCCGGCCCCGCGCGGCGCCTCCTACGAGCGGCTCGACCTCGGATACCCCCGCAACGACGTCTACTTCACCGCCACCGCGGACGACATCGCGAAGATCCGCGCCGGACTGGGCATCCCCGAAGGGCGGACCGTCCTGCTCCACGCCCCGACCCACCGCGACTACCGCGACGGCTTCGCCCCCGACCTCGACCCGGACCGGCTGGCGCGCCGGCTGGGCCCCGACTACGTCGTACTGGTGCGTGCCCACTACTTCTACGGGCGGTCCGCCGGGGTCGGCGACGCGGCGCGCGGCGGGCAGGTCATCGACGTCACCGGGCACCCCCGGGTCGAGGAACTGTGCCTGGCCGCCGACGCGTTGATCGCCGACTACTCCTCCCTGATCTTCGACTACGCCTGCCTGGACCGCCCGATCGTCGTCCACGCTCCCGACTGGGCCGCCTACCGGGCCGCGCGCGGAACCTACTTCGACCTGCTCTCCGGGCGGCCCGGCGACACCCCGGGCCCCGTCACCACCACCCCGGACGAACTGGCCGACGTGTTCCGGACGGGACGGTGGCGCTCCCCGGAATCGGCCGCGCTGCGCGCCGCGTTCCGGGAGCGGTTCTGCCCGTACGACGACGGGCACGCCGCGGAACGTGTCGTGCGGCGGTTCTTCGCCCCGGCCGGGCGGGACGAGGCCGGCCCCGGTCCGCGACCGGCCTGGGCACTCCGGCCCCACGTCCGCGTCCGCCCCGGCATTCCCCGCGAACCGTAA